The following coding sequences are from one Paenibacillus sp. FSL R5-0912 window:
- a CDS encoding MarR family winged helix-turn-helix transcriptional regulator, translated as MTLLICIARASHSSDVGLKVSEISRFLGLTPPTVTQLINSLEAKHMVERQADVSDRRVVRIKLTEQGKIITRKAKKHMDATLNKMVEYLGEEESDQLAELLLKVHAFMKDNPPPNLDRLQMNGDEKLD; from the coding sequence ATGACTTTATTGATATGTATTGCACGGGCGTCCCATTCATCTGATGTAGGACTCAAGGTTTCTGAAATCAGCCGCTTTCTGGGGCTGACTCCGCCTACGGTCACACAGCTGATCAACAGTCTGGAGGCTAAGCACATGGTGGAACGGCAAGCCGACGTCTCCGACCGGAGAGTGGTACGCATCAAGTTGACGGAACAGGGGAAAATTATTACCCGCAAGGCCAAGAAGCATATGGACGCCACGCTTAACAAAATGGTGGAGTATCTGGGTGAGGAAGAGTCCGATCAGCTGGCAGAGCTGCTGCTTAAAGTACATGCCTTCATGAAAGACAATCCACCGCCAAATCTAGACCGGTTACAAATGAACGGAGATGAGAAACTTGATTAA